Below is a genomic region from Candidatus Zixiibacteriota bacterium.
GGGAACGGGGAAAAATAACGGCGGAACAGCTTACCGATGCCGTAATGACGCAGTCGAGAAATCCCAGCGCCCGGCGACTGGGCCAGATATTGATTGAAAAGAACTATATCTCACGGGGCGACCTGGAGCAGGTGGTGCGCAATCAGGTGGAAGAATTGATTTATTCGCTTCTTGCCTGGGACAGCGGTTCTTTCAAATTTTATGAGAATCAGTATCCGACCGATGAGGAAATAACGGTCGATATCACAGTGGAGAAGGCGATACTGGAGGGGATGCGGCGGCTGGATGAAGAGAATCGGGGCAAGGCGATAATGCCTTTGTCAGATACGATACTTATGCTGTCACCGCAACTGCCGGAAAAGCAGATGGAGATGGCTCTGACGCGGGAAGAATGGAGCCTTCTGGCTCTGGTAAACGGCCGCCGCACGGCGCGGGAAATTGTCCGGATGTCGCGAATACCGGAGCGGGAGTGCCTGAAGCGGCTGGGGTCGCTGATGACCGGCGGCATCCTGCAGAGCGCCGGGGAACCACCTGCCGAAACCGACCGTCTGGCTGAAATGGTGGACCGCCTGGCGAATCTGCTTGAAAACTACCTGACGTCTCGAAGCCAGAAGCCGACGACAACCTCGCCGCGTTTGGCGGTGCGGGACGCTATCCGCATTGAGCCGGTGACCCCCAAAGAGAACGAGTCGCGCTGATTCTGACTCGGGCAGATATTATGACAGCAAGAATAGAGTCATTAAAAAAACTGGAAGCAATTCTGGAAAATTTTCTGGGGCGGGCGGTAGAATTGGAGATTAATAATCTGAATAACATAAGCCGAATTGACTCGCTTGATGAGATTGCCCGGCAGTCGCTCAAAGGACGACTGGTCAATCAGCAAC
It encodes:
- a CDS encoding DUF4388 domain-containing protein, coding for MEQDLQGKIGRFTLPEIFQLIAQSQKTGTLGIQKDDDIVMVYFKKGRIIYGYGPRQAYHIGELLRERGKITAEQLTDAVMTQSRNPSARRLGQILIEKNYISRGDLEQVVRNQVEELIYSLLAWDSGSFKFYENQYPTDEEITVDITVEKAILEGMRRLDEENRGKAIMPLSDTILMLSPQLPEKQMEMALTREEWSLLALVNGRRTAREIVRMSRIPERECLKRLGSLMTGGILQSAGEPPAETDRLAEMVDRLANLLENYLTSRSQKPTTTSPRLAVRDAIRIEPVTPKENESR